The following proteins are co-located in the Streptomyces sp. DT2A-34 genome:
- the eccB gene encoding type VII secretion protein EccB — translation MASRRDELNAYTFARRRLVGQFLQPNPNGTEEGWPRPMRAVVPGAIVATVVLAAFGAWGMFRPAAPQGWDTPGENIIISSKSTTRYVILKTDGKTQLHPVLNMSSAKLLLLPDKGKVINVDESALDNGKIPHGPTLGIPYAPDRLPDADEAGSKKRWVVCERPGEGGRAIQKAAFILAQRDMDRTEGSERLRGGELMYVEGPGPDRTRYVVDAQGTAYPVENEELLLRQVVGEGRKPQRVSAGWLKTLHEGDPIAFPEIPDAPGTAAGIHGQLSAEADKVGMVLEAPSGTRIQKYVVLRGRVAPVSDFMAKLLLSSKDLIRLGQAGRAMPVSAGSFTPGEPFGAEKTWPQQEPKPVNSASTDEGNRNTVCNVLRDVDEDQGATTLSTWAGRDFPATLPTGSSSAYVTPGSGQFFRQFTGSSTRSGFFFLVTDTGLRYAMQSNGDSETDDAGIGSSGSAAERREQRAAALEEAQQAQNRLGYNDVTPAPIPAAWSAFLPTGPRLSTGAARQPQGS, via the coding sequence ATGGCATCACGGCGGGACGAACTCAACGCCTACACCTTCGCGCGACGGCGCCTGGTCGGGCAGTTCCTCCAGCCCAACCCGAACGGCACAGAAGAGGGCTGGCCACGCCCAATGCGCGCGGTCGTACCGGGTGCGATCGTCGCGACGGTAGTCCTCGCGGCCTTCGGAGCCTGGGGCATGTTCAGACCTGCGGCACCGCAGGGCTGGGACACACCCGGGGAGAACATCATCATCTCCAGCAAGTCGACCACCCGGTACGTGATTCTCAAGACCGACGGCAAGACACAGCTGCACCCGGTGCTGAACATGTCCTCGGCGAAGCTGCTGCTGCTCCCCGACAAGGGCAAGGTCATCAACGTCGACGAGTCGGCCCTCGACAACGGCAAGATCCCGCACGGCCCCACCCTCGGCATCCCCTACGCCCCCGACCGGCTGCCCGACGCAGACGAAGCCGGGTCGAAGAAGCGCTGGGTGGTCTGCGAGCGACCCGGTGAAGGCGGCCGTGCCATCCAGAAGGCAGCGTTCATCCTGGCCCAGCGTGACATGGACCGGACTGAAGGCTCGGAGCGGCTGCGCGGCGGCGAGCTGATGTACGTGGAAGGCCCGGGTCCGGACCGTACGCGCTACGTCGTCGACGCCCAGGGAACGGCGTACCCCGTGGAAAACGAGGAACTCCTGCTGCGCCAGGTTGTCGGCGAGGGCCGGAAGCCCCAGCGGGTGTCGGCCGGCTGGCTGAAGACCTTGCACGAGGGCGACCCCATCGCCTTCCCGGAGATCCCGGACGCCCCCGGCACCGCCGCCGGGATCCATGGCCAGCTGTCGGCTGAGGCGGACAAGGTCGGCATGGTCCTGGAGGCGCCGTCCGGTACCAGGATCCAGAAGTACGTCGTCCTGCGCGGGCGGGTCGCGCCGGTCTCCGACTTCATGGCGAAGCTGCTGCTCAGCAGCAAGGACCTGATCAGACTGGGGCAGGCGGGCCGAGCCATGCCTGTCAGCGCCGGCAGCTTCACGCCCGGGGAGCCCTTCGGCGCGGAGAAGACCTGGCCGCAGCAGGAGCCGAAGCCGGTCAACTCGGCGAGCACCGACGAGGGCAACCGCAACACGGTCTGCAACGTCCTGCGCGACGTGGACGAGGACCAGGGCGCCACGACCCTGAGTACCTGGGCGGGCAGGGACTTCCCGGCCACGCTTCCCACCGGTTCGAGCAGTGCGTACGTCACACCCGGCTCGGGCCAGTTCTTCCGCCAGTTCACGGGCTCGTCGACTCGCTCCGGCTTCTTCTTTCTGGTCACCGACACCGGCCTGCGCTATGCGATGCAATCCAATGGAGACAGCGAGACGGACGACGCGGGTATCGGCTCCTCGGGCTCGGCCGCCGAGCGGCGGGAACAGCGTGCAGCGGCGCTGGAGGAGGCCCAGCAGGCGCAGAACCGCTTGGGCTACAACGACGTGACACCGGCGCCGATTCCGGCCGCGTGGTCGGCGTTCCTGCCGACGGGGCCGCGGCTGTCGACAGGGGCGGCGCGGCAGCCGCAGGGCTCGTGA
- the mycP gene encoding type VII secretion-associated serine protease mycosin gives MATAAVPSAGAADQCTFPGKTYEGRPWALQRVLLDELWKQSRGKGVRVAVIDTGVDVKNHQLAPAVDVRSGRNLLPPNLKDDNGNKIERGRENGTTDVVGHGTKVAGIIAARPTKGTGFVGLAPEATIIPIQQNDAEGHGDTTSLARAINYAANEAEADIINISQDTVNPIAATSELKRAVDNALAKEIVIVASAGNDGLDGNVKKTYPASYEGVLAVAASDRNNERAAFSQSGDFVDVAAPGVDMVSTVPAGGHCADNGTSFSAPYVAGVAALIKAKHQDWTQKQITAQIMQTAERSIPGHDRLVGWGVVDPVRALTEDDKPIEHPVPSNEGAGQAEAPTVAQLPLGETPQERAIRLGTYVVVGSLVLVAVIAGGTVAMRDSRRRAGARGISL, from the coding sequence ATGGCCACCGCCGCCGTGCCCTCCGCCGGCGCGGCCGATCAGTGCACCTTCCCGGGCAAGACGTACGAGGGCCGCCCCTGGGCACTGCAGCGGGTCCTGCTGGACGAGCTGTGGAAGCAGTCCAGGGGCAAAGGTGTCCGTGTCGCGGTGATCGACACAGGTGTGGACGTCAAGAACCACCAGCTCGCCCCGGCGGTGGACGTCAGGAGCGGCCGCAACCTCCTGCCGCCCAACCTCAAGGACGACAACGGCAACAAGATCGAGCGCGGCCGCGAGAACGGCACCACGGACGTGGTGGGCCACGGCACGAAGGTCGCCGGAATCATCGCCGCCAGGCCGACAAAAGGCACGGGCTTCGTCGGCCTCGCCCCCGAGGCGACGATCATCCCCATTCAGCAGAACGACGCAGAAGGCCACGGCGACACAACGAGCCTGGCCAGGGCCATCAACTACGCGGCCAACGAGGCCGAGGCCGACATCATCAACATCTCCCAGGACACGGTCAACCCGATCGCAGCCACCTCCGAACTGAAACGCGCGGTGGACAACGCCCTGGCCAAAGAGATCGTCATCGTGGCCTCGGCGGGCAACGACGGCCTCGATGGCAACGTAAAGAAGACCTACCCGGCCTCGTACGAAGGCGTCCTGGCGGTAGCCGCATCAGACCGCAACAACGAACGCGCCGCCTTCTCCCAGTCCGGCGACTTCGTCGACGTCGCCGCCCCCGGCGTCGACATGGTCTCCACCGTCCCCGCTGGCGGGCACTGCGCTGACAACGGCACCAGCTTCTCCGCCCCCTACGTCGCCGGAGTCGCCGCCCTCATCAAAGCCAAGCACCAAGACTGGACGCAGAAACAGATCACCGCCCAGATCATGCAGACCGCGGAACGCTCCATCCCCGGCCACGACCGTCTCGTCGGCTGGGGCGTCGTCGACCCCGTACGCGCCCTGACGGAGGACGACAAACCGATCGAGCACCCGGTGCCCAGCAACGAAGGCGCCGGGCAGGCCGAGGCCCCCACCGTGGCCCAACTCCCGCTCGGAGAAACCCCGCAGGAGCGGGCCATCCGTCTGGGGACCTATGTGGTGGTGGGCAGCTTGGTGCTGGTGGCGGTGATCGCGGGCGGGACGGTGGCGATGCGGGACAGCCGGAGGAGGGCCGGGGCTCGCGGTATCAGCCTCTGA
- a CDS encoding TIR domain-containing protein, which produces MSASPERPPSEWDVFVSYSRSATSQAEEVVVALRAQGLRVFVDDTAVEDFASITTTITRALAHAKVLLALYSSDYPQRRACQWELTYAYLAGQRDGDPRRRILVVNPESSADHIHPVELRDARYWPWRAGAEEANRLAERVLAHAAGLSEPMGVHTASPVVPWLPAPARTGSTRFTGRIPEQWQIHTALHRHQAPLVSQGGSGRTAQLRGMPGIGKSLLAQEYALRFSSAFPGGVFWFDLHTDQPDGPGAVAHAMDAYANQVATVLAALGLDASDPSLPRLLSRLAVHLGEQNAPCLWVVDGVPDGLTDTQFHHLRGPHLLAATLVTTRSPRYSTFAEPIDVAPLPDDDGLTLITSRRTPADASEQHAALALVHDVGGHPHALDVLADLAASTGFGHARERLHAPGVDVLTSPPSRGRSNGQLATSLLTRPLTGHGPIDDVLRLLALACPAPLHQSILENVLAAVSSYDPWEAGPLVTEAVESLLGSGALHPEPALSRTWTIHPLLARAVRRHDADTARQEDLRRLLLHALAAVPATTVRPPLPTTQALTSPSAKHRGPGPVERAAAFDLQVELVTRVGVQPLAPDQGSLREALTSMHALFGTARDVLHRVADETATPLVLPHIAATLANVHLRPFLSTWHPALQQHEAQRPDGTSPAAHEHAWERAAQMRADLDRLRLPLTRIATRLAELTGVDLLTELPPDER; this is translated from the coding sequence GTGAGCGCCTCGCCCGAGCGGCCCCCCTCCGAGTGGGATGTGTTCGTCAGCTACAGCCGCTCCGCGACCAGTCAGGCCGAGGAAGTGGTCGTCGCCCTGCGTGCGCAGGGGCTGAGGGTGTTCGTCGACGACACCGCCGTGGAGGACTTCGCCTCAATCACCACCACCATCACCCGGGCCCTGGCACACGCCAAGGTGCTGCTGGCTCTGTACTCGTCCGACTACCCGCAGCGGCGTGCTTGCCAGTGGGAACTCACCTACGCCTACCTGGCGGGCCAACGAGACGGTGACCCCCGTCGACGCATCCTCGTGGTCAACCCCGAATCCTCCGCCGACCACATCCACCCGGTCGAACTCAGGGACGCCCGATACTGGCCGTGGCGCGCCGGGGCCGAGGAGGCCAACCGGCTCGCCGAGCGTGTCCTCGCCCATGCCGCCGGCCTCTCCGAGCCCATGGGCGTCCACACCGCCTCCCCCGTCGTCCCATGGCTGCCCGCCCCCGCCCGCACGGGATCGACCCGTTTCACCGGCCGGATCCCCGAGCAGTGGCAGATCCACACCGCCCTGCACCGCCACCAGGCGCCCCTCGTCTCCCAGGGCGGCAGCGGACGCACCGCGCAGCTACGCGGCATGCCCGGAATCGGCAAGTCCCTCCTCGCCCAGGAATACGCCCTGCGCTTCAGCTCCGCCTTCCCCGGCGGCGTCTTCTGGTTCGATCTGCACACCGACCAACCCGACGGCCCCGGTGCCGTGGCCCACGCCATGGACGCCTACGCCAACCAAGTTGCCACTGTCCTGGCGGCTCTCGGCCTCGACGCGTCTGACCCATCCCTCCCCCGGCTGCTCAGCCGACTCGCCGTGCACCTCGGCGAACAGAACGCCCCCTGCCTGTGGGTCGTGGACGGGGTCCCGGACGGACTCACGGACACCCAGTTCCACCATCTGCGCGGGCCCCACCTGCTGGCCGCCACCCTCGTCACCACGCGCTCCCCGCGCTACTCCACCTTCGCCGAACCCATCGACGTAGCCCCGCTTCCGGACGACGACGGCCTCACTCTGATCACCTCGCGACGCACCCCCGCCGACGCATCCGAACAGCACGCCGCCCTCGCCCTGGTCCACGATGTCGGCGGCCATCCGCACGCACTCGACGTACTCGCCGACCTTGCGGCATCGACCGGGTTCGGTCATGCACGCGAAAGACTTCACGCCCCAGGCGTCGATGTGCTCACCAGCCCGCCGTCCCGCGGTCGATCCAACGGGCAGCTCGCGACGTCCCTCCTCACCCGTCCACTGACCGGGCACGGTCCGATCGACGACGTCCTGCGCCTGCTGGCGCTGGCCTGCCCGGCGCCGCTGCACCAGTCCATCCTGGAGAACGTGCTCGCGGCAGTCTCCTCGTACGATCCCTGGGAGGCCGGTCCCCTGGTGACGGAAGCCGTCGAATCCCTTCTCGGCTCCGGCGCCCTACACCCCGAGCCCGCCCTCTCACGTACCTGGACCATCCACCCTTTGCTGGCCCGCGCCGTTCGGCGACACGACGCCGACACCGCCCGCCAAGAGGACCTCCGACGGCTGCTCCTCCACGCCCTGGCGGCTGTCCCCGCCACAACCGTCCGTCCCCCGCTTCCCACCACGCAGGCCCTCACCAGCCCGTCAGCCAAGCACCGCGGTCCAGGTCCCGTCGAGCGCGCCGCGGCGTTCGACCTCCAAGTCGAACTGGTCACCCGGGTCGGCGTCCAGCCACTCGCCCCGGACCAAGGCTCTCTGCGCGAAGCCCTCACCTCCATGCACGCCCTCTTCGGCACTGCCCGGGACGTCCTTCACCGTGTCGCCGACGAAACCGCCACACCGCTCGTCCTGCCCCACATCGCCGCCACCCTCGCGAACGTGCACCTCCGCCCGTTCCTCTCCACCTGGCACCCCGCGCTCCAGCAACACGAGGCCCAACGCCCCGACGGCACCAGTCCTGCGGCGCATGAGCACGCCTGGGAGCGCGCCGCCCAGATGCGCGCGGACCTCGACCGGCTTCGCCTTCCCCTCACGCGGATCGCTACCCGGCTCGCGGAACTAACCGGCGTCGATCTCCTCACTGAACTGCCACCAGACGAGCGATAG
- the eccD gene encoding type VII secretion integral membrane protein EccD: MPTARSTGFRRIIVAAPDSRIDVALPDDIPLAHLYPEILRLSGQTPPPGAPVGYHLVRRDGTVLDESRSLASQRIADGDFLLLRPFSDSLPPAVFDDVTHATASAVTRDRTLWNDELLRTAGLFGSCVLLMLLAFVAWSSDVRHDMNGLPGVVAAVSGVVLLAIAVVRARVYGDRGSSVAFGTGGLANLGVAGSGLVALPAGEGIGRLQFLLACAVVLVGSVVLVFLTPSGDGPFVAFAFASAIGMLLTFVSILAEMRPVETAAVCSPLALGILAFLPGLATRFARLPIGFDPPRTAIGSGYDDTDDEGDGTAAPAAIDAERIAAQARRGHELLLGLVGGCALVATGAAAVLGFSDNLWAQLLALATGLALLMRAHLFRHTAQVACTLAAGLASLVLLGLGLSLNPPTGMVLEALRGDGAALDIRLVWLSVAVAVVAGALAAIALVVPSKGVTPFWGRFLEIAESCVLLTLLPLCLAVFGAYQQMRSLSS, encoded by the coding sequence ATACCGACCGCTCGCAGCACCGGCTTCCGCCGGATCATCGTGGCTGCACCCGACAGCCGTATCGATGTGGCACTGCCCGACGACATTCCGCTCGCCCACCTCTACCCGGAGATCCTGCGCCTGTCCGGTCAGACTCCGCCCCCCGGCGCCCCGGTCGGATACCACCTGGTGCGCCGGGACGGGACAGTCCTCGACGAGTCACGCTCACTCGCCTCACAGCGCATCGCCGACGGCGACTTTCTCCTGCTGCGCCCCTTCTCCGACTCTCTCCCGCCCGCGGTGTTCGACGACGTCACGCACGCCACGGCCAGCGCCGTCACTCGCGACCGCACGCTGTGGAACGACGAACTCCTGCGCACCGCAGGACTCTTCGGTAGCTGTGTACTGCTGATGCTGCTCGCCTTCGTGGCCTGGAGTTCCGACGTACGCCACGACATGAACGGCCTCCCCGGCGTCGTGGCCGCGGTCTCGGGCGTGGTGCTGCTGGCGATCGCGGTAGTACGCGCTCGGGTGTATGGCGATCGCGGCTCGTCCGTGGCCTTCGGCACAGGCGGCCTTGCGAACCTGGGAGTCGCCGGCAGCGGACTGGTTGCGCTGCCGGCCGGGGAGGGCATCGGCAGGCTGCAGTTCCTGCTCGCCTGCGCCGTGGTGCTGGTGGGATCGGTGGTGCTGGTGTTTCTCACACCGAGCGGCGACGGCCCCTTCGTCGCTTTCGCATTCGCCTCGGCCATCGGCATGCTGCTGACGTTCGTGTCGATCCTCGCCGAGATGAGGCCGGTCGAGACCGCGGCGGTCTGCTCTCCGCTCGCCCTGGGCATCCTCGCCTTCCTACCGGGCCTCGCCACGCGTTTCGCCCGCCTTCCCATCGGTTTCGACCCGCCACGCACCGCAATCGGCAGCGGCTACGACGACACCGATGACGAGGGCGACGGCACTGCGGCACCGGCCGCGATCGACGCCGAACGCATCGCCGCTCAGGCACGGCGTGGCCACGAGCTGCTGCTCGGCCTGGTCGGCGGTTGTGCGCTGGTCGCGACGGGTGCGGCCGCGGTGCTTGGGTTCTCCGACAACCTGTGGGCTCAGCTGCTCGCGCTCGCCACGGGCCTGGCCTTGCTGATGCGCGCCCATCTGTTCCGGCACACCGCCCAGGTAGCCTGCACGCTCGCGGCGGGCCTTGCCTCGCTGGTGCTCCTGGGACTCGGCCTATCCCTCAACCCGCCCACGGGGATGGTCCTGGAGGCCCTACGGGGCGACGGCGCGGCCCTCGACATCAGGCTGGTGTGGCTGTCGGTCGCGGTCGCCGTGGTCGCCGGGGCGCTCGCCGCGATCGCGCTGGTTGTGCCGAGCAAGGGGGTTACCCCGTTCTGGGGCCGGTTCCTGGAGATCGCCGAGAGTTGCGTGCTTCTGACACTGCTCCCGCTGTGCCTGGCAGTGTTCGGCGCGTACCAGCAGATGCGCTCGCTCTCATCGTGA
- the eccCa gene encoding type VII secretion protein EccCa — protein MSQIVVKRPPRTLPTEVPADPVQLQSPPELPRGQQEGALMQLLPMLGMGGSVVFFFMTPNPVMRIMGMVMIASTIAMAIAMLVRYRRGTQGQLADMRRDYLKYLAKTRRTVLRTSRLQRDAQFYLHPAPEQLWALVAEGSRIWERRISDDDFGQVRIGLGSQQLATPLVAPETAPVDELEPLTAGAMKQFLTAHSTIEGLPMAISLRAFYHLTLSGDESHVRATARAMVASLVSLHSPDDLVVAIAAGQDAAPRWEWAKWLPHVQSDGSDGAGSRRLITTNAQDLELLLKEQLEGRPRFQAGGQPQLEQPHIVVVLDGEALSPLSALAAAEGLQGVTIVEVVPGRLAGARGGLSVVVHPHALRLESSDGLVYEGTPDRLSHEAAEALALQLAPLYMASGGDSDEPLLANLEFTDLLDLDDAESVDVGRTWRPRSRAERLRVPIGVGEDGTPVMLDLKEAAQDGMGPHGLCVGATGSGKSELLRTLVLGLAVTHSSETLNFVLADFKGGATFAGMADLPHVAAVITNLADDLTLVDRMGDSIRGELNRRQELLRKTGNYANIHDYEKARSAGAALEPIPSLVLVIDEFSELLAAKPDFIDMFVQIGRIGRSLGVHLLLASQRLEEGRLRGLETYLSYRVGLRTFSESESRAALGVPDAYHLPNIPGSGYLKYGTDEMVRFKAAYVSGAYRPASARATSADSPLPVDRRPVPFTAAPVPVQYLQPAPRTQVPDPRASGGDALADTVLDVIVRRLTGQGPAAHQVWLPPLDNPPSLDALLPGLAAEQGRGLTQPGYEGAGRLIVPLGVVDKPFEQRRDTLYRDFSGAAGHMQIVGGPQSGKSTLLRTIISAFALTHTPHEVQFYGLDFGGGGMSAVSGLPHVGGVASRLDPERVRRTVAEVYGIMTRREEYFRSAGIDSIASFRKMRARGDISVADQPWGDVFLAIDGWGNFRTEYEALESAVLDIAARGLGYGIHLILTASRAMEVRANLKDLLMNRLELRLGDPMDSELDRKAAGNVPAGVPGRGVTPEALHFMAAVPRIDGIHSDDNLSEATAAMGRDVARHWTAPGAPEVRLLPLRLPVAELPAALAEPDRGVAFALDENSLGPVFVNFDQDPFFVVFGESESGKSNLLRLLIKQITDLHDGDSCKLFVIDNRRSLLDAAPATHLAEYVPMSNAMDHHVQALADLMRRRTPSPDVTADQLRARNWWSGPTIYVIVDDYDLVSTSSGNPLAPLTELLPFARDVGIRFIVARNTAGAGRSSYEPFMQRIKELGAQGVVLSGDPNEGDILGNVRPRPMPAGRGIFVSRRRGNLLVQTGLVEPG, from the coding sequence TTGAGCCAGATCGTCGTCAAACGGCCACCGAGGACCTTGCCCACCGAGGTGCCCGCCGATCCAGTGCAGTTGCAATCCCCACCTGAGTTGCCCAGAGGGCAGCAGGAGGGCGCGCTGATGCAGCTGCTGCCCATGCTGGGCATGGGCGGTTCCGTCGTGTTCTTCTTCATGACGCCGAACCCGGTCATGCGCATCATGGGCATGGTCATGATCGCGTCGACGATCGCCATGGCCATCGCCATGCTCGTCCGCTACCGGCGCGGTACTCAGGGCCAACTCGCCGATATGCGACGGGACTACCTGAAATACCTGGCCAAAACCCGTCGTACGGTTCTTCGCACTTCCCGGCTGCAGCGCGACGCACAGTTCTATCTGCATCCAGCGCCCGAGCAGTTGTGGGCCCTGGTCGCCGAGGGCAGTCGCATCTGGGAGCGGCGGATCAGCGACGACGACTTCGGGCAGGTCCGGATCGGGCTGGGTAGCCAGCAGCTCGCCACGCCGCTGGTCGCGCCCGAGACCGCTCCGGTGGACGAGCTGGAGCCGCTCACCGCCGGGGCCATGAAGCAGTTCCTCACCGCGCACAGCACGATCGAGGGCCTGCCCATGGCGATCTCGCTGCGGGCCTTCTACCACCTCACCCTCAGCGGCGACGAGAGCCACGTCCGCGCGACGGCGCGCGCCATGGTGGCATCCCTGGTCTCCCTGCACTCACCGGACGACCTGGTCGTCGCCATTGCGGCCGGGCAGGACGCAGCTCCGCGCTGGGAGTGGGCCAAGTGGCTGCCGCATGTCCAAAGCGACGGCAGTGATGGAGCGGGCAGCCGCCGACTGATCACGACCAATGCGCAGGACCTGGAGCTGCTACTCAAGGAGCAGCTCGAAGGCCGTCCCCGGTTCCAGGCCGGCGGCCAGCCCCAATTGGAGCAGCCGCATATCGTCGTGGTGCTCGACGGGGAGGCGCTGTCGCCATTGTCGGCGCTGGCGGCAGCCGAAGGGCTGCAAGGTGTCACGATTGTCGAAGTCGTGCCGGGCAGGCTCGCCGGGGCACGCGGCGGTCTCTCGGTGGTGGTGCACCCCCATGCGCTGCGCCTGGAGTCCAGCGACGGCCTCGTCTACGAAGGGACGCCCGACCGCCTCAGTCACGAGGCCGCCGAGGCGCTCGCACTGCAACTCGCACCCCTGTACATGGCGTCCGGCGGCGACTCCGACGAGCCGCTGCTCGCCAATCTGGAGTTCACCGACCTGCTCGACCTGGACGACGCGGAATCCGTCGATGTCGGCCGCACCTGGCGCCCGCGCTCCCGCGCCGAGCGTCTCCGGGTGCCGATCGGTGTCGGCGAGGACGGTACCCCGGTGATGCTGGACCTGAAGGAGGCCGCCCAGGACGGCATGGGCCCGCACGGCCTGTGCGTCGGCGCCACCGGATCCGGCAAGTCCGAACTGCTGCGCACCCTCGTGCTCGGCCTCGCGGTGACCCACTCCTCGGAGACCCTCAATTTCGTCCTCGCGGACTTCAAGGGCGGTGCCACCTTCGCCGGCATGGCGGACCTCCCGCATGTCGCCGCGGTGATCACCAACCTCGCCGACGACCTCACCCTCGTCGACCGCATGGGCGACTCGATCCGCGGCGAACTCAACCGCCGCCAGGAACTGCTCCGCAAGACGGGCAACTACGCCAACATCCACGACTACGAGAAGGCCCGCTCGGCCGGCGCCGCCCTGGAGCCCATCCCCTCCCTCGTCCTGGTCATCGACGAGTTCAGCGAACTCCTCGCCGCCAAACCAGACTTCATCGACATGTTCGTCCAGATCGGCCGCATCGGCCGCTCCCTGGGCGTCCACCTGCTGCTCGCCTCGCAGCGCCTGGAGGAAGGCCGGCTGCGCGGTCTGGAGACCTATCTGTCGTACCGCGTCGGACTGCGGACGTTCTCCGAGTCCGAGTCGCGCGCCGCCCTCGGCGTTCCCGACGCCTACCACCTGCCGAACATCCCCGGCTCGGGCTATCTGAAGTACGGCACCGACGAAATGGTCCGCTTCAAGGCAGCCTACGTCTCGGGTGCATACCGGCCCGCCTCCGCCCGGGCAACGTCAGCGGACAGCCCGCTGCCGGTGGACCGCCGTCCCGTGCCCTTCACCGCCGCCCCCGTGCCGGTCCAGTACCTACAGCCCGCCCCCCGCACCCAGGTGCCCGACCCACGGGCGAGCGGGGGCGACGCGCTGGCCGACACCGTGCTCGACGTCATCGTCCGCCGCCTCACCGGGCAGGGCCCGGCCGCACACCAGGTGTGGCTGCCGCCCTTGGACAACCCACCGTCGCTGGACGCCCTGCTCCCCGGACTCGCCGCCGAGCAGGGCCGAGGCCTGACCCAGCCTGGCTACGAGGGCGCCGGGCGCCTCATCGTGCCGCTCGGTGTCGTCGACAAGCCCTTCGAGCAGCGGCGCGACACCCTCTACCGGGACTTCTCCGGTGCCGCCGGACACATGCAGATCGTCGGCGGTCCGCAGTCGGGCAAGTCGACGCTGCTGCGGACGATCATCTCCGCGTTCGCGCTGACCCACACTCCGCACGAGGTTCAGTTCTACGGCCTGGACTTCGGCGGTGGCGGCATGTCGGCTGTCTCCGGGCTGCCACATGTCGGCGGGGTTGCCTCGCGCCTGGACCCGGAGCGCGTGCGCCGCACGGTCGCCGAGGTGTACGGCATCATGACGCGCCGTGAGGAGTACTTCCGCAGCGCCGGTATCGACTCCATCGCCTCCTTCCGCAAGATGCGGGCCCGCGGTGACATCTCGGTGGCGGACCAGCCCTGGGGCGACGTCTTCCTGGCCATCGACGGCTGGGGAAACTTCCGCACCGAGTACGAAGCCCTGGAATCAGCCGTCCTCGATATCGCCGCGCGAGGCCTCGGCTACGGCATCCACCTGATCCTCACCGCCTCCCGCGCCATGGAGGTCCGCGCCAACCTCAAGGACCTGCTGATGAACCGCCTTGAGCTGCGTCTCGGCGACCCCATGGACTCCGAACTGGACCGCAAGGCAGCCGGAAACGTCCCGGCAGGTGTCCCCGGCCGGGGAGTCACTCCCGAAGCACTGCACTTCATGGCGGCGGTTCCCCGCATCGACGGCATCCACTCCGACGACAATCTGTCCGAGGCGACCGCGGCCATGGGCCGGGACGTGGCCCGCCACTGGACAGCACCCGGTGCGCCGGAAGTCCGTCTCCTGCCGCTCCGACTGCCCGTCGCAGAACTGCCCGCGGCGCTCGCGGAGCCGGACCGGGGCGTCGCTTTCGCCCTCGACGAGAACAGCCTGGGACCCGTCTTCGTCAACTTCGATCAGGACCCGTTCTTCGTCGTCTTCGGCGAGAGCGAGTCCGGTAAGTCCAACCTGCTGCGCCTCCTCATCAAGCAGATCACCGACCTGCATGACGGGGACTCCTGCAAACTCTTCGTCATCGACAACCGACGCTCGCTCCTGGACGCGGCCCCGGCAACCCACCTGGCCGAGTACGTGCCCATGTCCAACGCCATGGATCACCACGTTCAGGCCCTGGCCGACCTCATGCGCCGACGCACACCTTCGCCCGACGTCACCGCCGACCAGCTGCGGGCACGCAACTGGTGGAGCGGCCCGACGATCTACGTGATCGTCGACGACTACGACCTGGTGTCCACATCCAGCGGCAACCCGCTCGCCCCTCTCACAGAACTCCTCCCGTTCGCCCGCGACGTCGGCATCCGCTTCATCGTCGCCCGCAACACCGCAGGTGCCGGCCGCTCCTCCTACGAACCCTTCATGCAACGGATCAAGGAACTGGGCGCGCAAGGCGTCGTCCTCTCCGGCGACCCGAACGAGGGCGACATCCTCGGCAACGTACGCCCCCGCCCGATGCCAGCGGGGCGGGGGATATTCGTCTCACGGAGGCGGGGGAACCTGCTGGTGCAGACCGGGTTGGTGGAGCCGGGGTAG